In Paenibacillus hexagrammi, the following are encoded in one genomic region:
- a CDS encoding carbohydrate ABC transporter permease, which produces MKKLGHMAGHILMVIVALLFLTPVVWMILLSLKAEGSSWFQSSGFLGLNLTLSNYSKVLSQAPIFGWMGNSLIVACSSTLLILVFASMAAFTLSRNPFPGSKVLFFLFLSGMMIPSEATLIPLYIQMKDMGLIGSLESLILPAAAAPLGIFVMKQFFDGLPKEMEEAARIDGAGAFRIWWNIFLPLSRPAMSALGIFSFIGAWNDYLWPLVSISNKAYMTITLGLPSFQSAYLQQYSLPMTANALATIPVLIVFILFQKHIIKGIAFTGGKEE; this is translated from the coding sequence ATGAAAAAGCTTGGACATATGGCGGGACACATCCTCATGGTGATCGTAGCCCTCTTGTTTTTAACACCGGTTGTTTGGATGATTCTGCTTTCGCTTAAGGCGGAAGGCAGTTCTTGGTTCCAGAGCTCAGGATTTCTCGGGTTAAATTTAACGTTGAGCAACTATTCTAAGGTGCTGAGCCAGGCGCCAATATTCGGCTGGATGGGTAATAGTTTGATTGTTGCGTGCTCATCGACACTGCTTATTCTTGTATTTGCATCCATGGCAGCTTTCACACTATCCCGAAATCCGTTTCCTGGCAGCAAGGTACTGTTTTTTCTCTTTTTGTCCGGCATGATGATCCCTTCGGAGGCGACGTTGATTCCTTTATATATTCAAATGAAGGACATGGGACTCATCGGATCGCTGGAGTCGCTGATTCTTCCGGCTGCAGCCGCTCCGCTCGGCATTTTCGTAATGAAGCAATTCTTCGACGGTTTGCCGAAGGAGATGGAGGAGGCGGCGAGAATAGACGGAGCAGGAGCATTCCGCATTTGGTGGAACATCTTTCTGCCTTTATCACGCCCGGCGATGTCCGCACTTGGCATCTTCTCGTTCATCGGAGCCTGGAATGACTATTTATGGCCGCTGGTATCGATCTCGAACAAAGCCTACATGACCATTACATTAGGCCTGCCATCTTTCCAAAGCGCTTATTTGCAGCAGTATTCTCTTCCGATGACAGCGAACGCATTAGCTACCATACCTGTACTGATTGTATTTATCCTATTCCAAAAGCACATCATCAAGGGGATTGCATTTACCGGAGGAAAAGAGGAATAG
- a CDS encoding carbohydrate ABC transporter permease, translating to MLSSPVPLLTVSGLLVSLLVNNVRRGKTFYRASVFLPMMLSVSVMASIWVIFLQPYTGILSVVLKDIGINHEIFWLSDGKLAWVSLFISTLWWTLGFNLVLYLAALQDIPAVYYEAAQIEGATRWQSLRFITLPSLSRITALVVVLQTISSFKIFGQSQLITGGGPAGATKTIVFSIYEHGFHSFEMGYASAISMVLMLIIFIVSILQYVFLQRNV from the coding sequence TTGTTGTCGTCTCCGGTGCCGCTGCTGACGGTGTCGGGACTGCTGGTTTCGCTGCTCGTGAATAATGTGCGAAGAGGCAAAACCTTTTACCGCGCCTCGGTGTTTCTGCCGATGATGCTGTCGGTATCCGTTATGGCCAGTATTTGGGTGATTTTCCTGCAGCCGTATACGGGAATTTTAAGTGTTGTACTAAAGGACATTGGGATCAATCACGAAATCTTCTGGTTATCGGACGGCAAGCTGGCCTGGGTATCGTTATTTATTTCCACACTATGGTGGACGCTGGGCTTTAATCTAGTTCTCTACCTAGCCGCACTGCAGGACATTCCAGCCGTCTATTACGAAGCTGCGCAGATAGAGGGAGCAACCAGGTGGCAATCCCTTCGTTTTATCACGCTGCCTTCGTTATCAAGAATTACCGCATTAGTAGTTGTCCTGCAAACCATCTCATCGTTCAAAATATTTGGCCAGTCGCAGCTCATTACAGGCGGAGGACCGGCAGGGGCAACGAAGACGATTGTATTCTCCATCTACGAGCATGGCTTCCATTCCTTTGAGATGGGGTATGCTTCTGCGATCTCCATGGTGCTCATGCTGATCATCTTTATCGTATCGATTTTGCAGTACGTGTTTTTACAAAGGAATGTGTGA
- a CDS encoding ABC transporter substrate-binding protein, with product MTQTKKAIGALSLVLTSSLVLGACAKTDEPSAAAPSSTTAASTDAGAASGSGASSSAAPVKISYWTPFSGGDGEFMTSMVKKFNEEQKEIQVEMLNTKSDDYYTKLQTAIVSDQAPDVAIVHASRMPQFAPSQFIVPLDDIAAKASVNWSDYNANILNSTVFDNKHYSLPLDTHALVMYYNKKFLDQAGVLKDGKPVYDNSPEGFVSFLQKIKDKVPGDIAPLAQPNVRIDSYWMWWGFYNQLKDGGKFYSEDGKKGALNNPAALKSLTYVDDLYKKGLIPPNINDAFKMFQDGKAAVLITGVWGTGAFESTQGLDFGVTTMPQIYDQPATWGDSHTLALPKHSKEDAAKQLAAVKFASWNTSHGDTWAQAGHVPAVVKATQSDMFKGLKYRSDYAKTADFVKYWPRDAKQAPINDEIIKEFEKMMNNKQDPATTLKNSDAIIEKMLSK from the coding sequence ATGACTCAGACAAAAAAAGCAATTGGCGCACTCTCGCTCGTTCTTACTTCTTCACTTGTGTTAGGCGCATGTGCCAAAACAGATGAGCCCTCGGCTGCAGCGCCAAGCTCGACTACGGCTGCATCGACCGATGCCGGAGCAGCTTCCGGATCGGGAGCAAGCAGCTCCGCAGCGCCTGTTAAGATTTCGTATTGGACGCCCTTCAGCGGCGGCGACGGTGAGTTCATGACTTCGATGGTCAAGAAGTTTAACGAAGAGCAAAAAGAGATTCAAGTCGAGATGCTGAATACGAAATCCGATGATTACTACACCAAGCTGCAAACTGCTATTGTATCTGACCAAGCGCCGGACGTAGCCATTGTTCATGCATCCAGAATGCCGCAGTTCGCGCCGTCCCAATTTATCGTGCCTCTTGATGATATCGCAGCAAAAGCAAGCGTGAATTGGAGCGATTATAACGCTAATATTTTGAACTCTACTGTGTTTGACAATAAACACTATTCCTTGCCGCTCGACACTCACGCTCTCGTCATGTATTACAACAAGAAGTTTTTGGATCAGGCAGGTGTGCTGAAGGACGGCAAGCCGGTTTATGATAATAGCCCTGAAGGCTTCGTCAGTTTCCTGCAAAAGATTAAAGATAAGGTACCTGGCGACATTGCTCCACTGGCGCAGCCGAATGTACGCATTGATTCCTACTGGATGTGGTGGGGCTTCTACAATCAGCTGAAGGATGGCGGCAAATTCTACTCCGAAGACGGCAAGAAGGGTGCGCTGAACAACCCGGCCGCATTGAAATCGCTGACTTATGTCGATGACTTGTATAAGAAAGGGCTTATCCCGCCTAACATCAACGATGCCTTCAAAATGTTCCAAGATGGCAAAGCCGCTGTCCTGATCACAGGCGTGTGGGGAACGGGAGCTTTTGAATCAACGCAAGGTCTTGATTTTGGCGTAACGACGATGCCGCAAATATATGATCAACCGGCAACCTGGGGAGATTCCCATACACTGGCGCTTCCGAAGCATTCCAAGGAAGATGCTGCGAAGCAATTGGCTGCGGTTAAGTTTGCCAGCTGGAATACCAGCCATGGCGATACCTGGGCACAAGCAGGTCACGTACCGGCAGTTGTGAAAGCAACCCAATCCGATATGTTCAAAGGCCTCAAATACCGCAGTGATTATGCGAAAACAGCTGATTTCGTCAAATATTGGCCACGTGATGCCAAACAGGCGCCGATTAACGATGAAATCATTAAAGAATTCGAAAAAATGATGAATAACAAGCAAGATCCGGCTACTACCCTCAAGAATTCGGATGCGATCATTGAAAAGATGCTCAGCAAATAA
- a CDS encoding ArsR/SmtB family transcription factor: protein MLDLSIENPDELVLVAHALSTDLRVKIIKLLNTKKLNINEIAEALDIPVSTAASNIKVLEGARLIETELLPATRGAMKVCTRTYDDIRIMLNPQFSHMQQINNCYEIEMPVGYFTNCQVSPTCGMANTDQMIIQEDSPGSFFHPGRFSAQIIWFRKGFIEYRFPLEIPKGARIQSVQFILELCSEAPNFDNNWPSDITFWINGVDIGTMTSPGDFGGRRGKLNPPWWPDTATQFGLLKTITVDGALTSIDNVQVSSVNLHQLAISTNSFIDLKLGVKDDATHKGGVNLFGNKFGDYEQGIVMKIFYSI, encoded by the coding sequence GTGCTCGATTTAAGTATAGAGAATCCGGATGAACTTGTTCTTGTTGCACACGCCTTGTCGACAGACCTAAGGGTCAAGATTATTAAGCTGCTGAACACCAAGAAGCTGAATATCAATGAAATTGCCGAGGCCCTAGACATACCGGTGTCGACAGCCGCATCCAACATTAAGGTTCTGGAAGGAGCGCGGTTGATCGAGACGGAGCTGCTTCCCGCAACGAGAGGCGCGATGAAGGTATGCACCCGCACCTATGACGATATTCGCATTATGCTCAATCCGCAGTTCAGCCATATGCAGCAGATCAATAATTGCTACGAGATTGAGATGCCGGTCGGATACTTTACGAACTGCCAGGTTTCACCTACGTGCGGAATGGCCAATACCGATCAGATGATTATTCAGGAGGATTCGCCGGGCAGCTTCTTTCATCCGGGACGCTTCAGCGCACAGATCATTTGGTTTCGCAAGGGATTTATCGAATACCGCTTTCCGCTGGAAATCCCCAAAGGAGCACGCATTCAATCCGTGCAATTTATACTCGAGCTATGCTCGGAAGCACCGAATTTTGACAACAATTGGCCCTCGGATATCACCTTCTGGATCAATGGAGTCGATATAGGGACCATGACCTCTCCAGGTGATTTTGGCGGACGAAGAGGCAAGCTGAACCCGCCCTGGTGGCCGGATACGGCTACACAGTTCGGTCTGCTGAAAACCATAACGGTTGACGGGGCCTTGACATCCATTGACAATGTTCAGGTATCGTCCGTGAACCTGCATCAATTGGCCATTTCGACCAATAGCTTTATTGACCTGAAGCTGGGTGTGAAGGATGACGCCACGCATAAGGGCGGGGTCAATCTGTTTGGAAACAAATTCGGGGATTACGAGCAGGGGATTGTAATGAAGATTTTTTATTCGATTTAA
- a CDS encoding CARDB domain-containing protein produces the protein MSSIVLKLNPDSAWGARTQTLEVLGHTQNSTSYTTLVASASYTFNPATGNTVTIPISAIASDVQLKFTANTGSGAGQVAELEIMGTPAPNPDLTVTAASWTPASPIESNAITLNATVKNVGSAASAASTVSFYLGSNLVGTAPVGALAAGASTAVSANIGTKDTGTYTVTAKVDESNSVIEQNETNNAYTSTSSMTVAPVSSSDLVGTVSWSPGNPTANSAVSFSVNLKNQGTASSASASHGISVALKNASGTTIQTFNGSYSGVLAAGASTNVALPGTWTAASGSYTVTVTVAPDANEISAKQANNTSTISLVVYAAQGASVPYTRYDTQDASIGGTASVKSAPTFDQSLIASEASGQSYVALPANGSYAEWTVRSGEGGAGVTMRFTMPDSSDGMGLNGSLDVYVNGSKAKTVSLTSYYSWQYFSSDMPADAPGGGRPLFRFDEVHFKLDTPLKGGDKIRIVKNNGDSLEYGVDFLEIEPISAAVARPANSVTVTDYGAVANDGQDDLAAFNAAVSAAVSSGKTLYIPEGTFNLSSMWQIGSASNMINNMTITGAGMWHTNIQFTNPNAAGGGISLRISGKLDFSNVYMNSNLRSRYNQNAVYKGFMDNFGTNSKVHEVWVEHFECGFWVADYAHTPAIHAEGLVIENSRVRNNLADGINFAQGTSNSTVRNTSLRNNGDDALAVWTSDTNGAPAGVNNTFSYNTIENNWRAAAIAFFGGSGHKATNNLIVDTVGGSGFRMNTVFPGYHFQNNTGIVFSDNTLINTGTSQDLYNGERGAIDLEASNDAIKNVTVSNVNILNTQRDAIQFGYGGGFQNINFTNIHIDGTGLDGVTTSRFSGQHKGAAIYTYTGNGSATFTGLTTNRIAYPDLYFIQPGFNLTIK, from the coding sequence TTGAGTTCGATCGTGCTGAAGCTGAATCCTGACAGCGCATGGGGGGCACGTACCCAGACGCTGGAGGTGCTCGGGCACACTCAAAATTCCACTTCATATACGACTTTGGTGGCCTCGGCAAGCTATACTTTCAATCCTGCCACTGGGAACACTGTAACCATTCCAATCAGCGCGATTGCCAGCGATGTGCAGCTGAAATTTACAGCCAATACCGGCTCAGGGGCCGGGCAAGTGGCCGAGCTTGAAATTATGGGTACACCTGCTCCGAATCCCGACCTCACGGTTACGGCGGCTTCGTGGACACCGGCTTCCCCAATTGAATCAAACGCAATCACACTGAACGCTACGGTGAAAAATGTAGGGAGTGCGGCATCGGCAGCTTCAACGGTGTCTTTCTATCTGGGCTCCAATTTGGTTGGCACAGCGCCTGTCGGTGCTTTAGCTGCTGGTGCGTCCACCGCAGTATCGGCAAATATCGGCACCAAGGATACGGGCACTTACACGGTGACAGCCAAAGTAGATGAATCCAATTCGGTGATTGAACAAAATGAGACGAACAATGCTTACACTAGCACTTCATCCATGACGGTCGCTCCGGTTTCCAGCTCGGATTTGGTAGGAACGGTCTCCTGGTCTCCCGGTAATCCGACAGCAAATAGTGCTGTGAGTTTCTCGGTAAACCTTAAGAACCAAGGGACGGCTTCATCGGCAAGCGCATCTCACGGTATTAGCGTTGCATTGAAGAATGCCAGCGGTACAACGATTCAGACGTTTAATGGGTCTTACAGCGGAGTATTAGCGGCAGGGGCCTCGACCAATGTGGCCTTACCAGGCACTTGGACGGCGGCAAGCGGCAGCTACACGGTGACGGTCACAGTAGCTCCAGATGCCAATGAAATCAGCGCGAAGCAGGCGAATAATACCAGCACAATCAGTCTCGTTGTCTACGCAGCTCAAGGCGCAAGTGTGCCTTATACACGCTATGATACGCAAGATGCCAGCATTGGAGGGACAGCATCCGTGAAATCTGCGCCGACCTTCGATCAATCGCTCATAGCATCGGAAGCATCCGGGCAAAGCTATGTGGCGCTCCCTGCGAACGGTTCCTATGCGGAGTGGACGGTACGAAGCGGTGAGGGCGGAGCCGGTGTCACGATGAGGTTTACAATGCCGGACTCAAGTGACGGGATGGGATTAAACGGTTCGCTCGATGTCTATGTGAACGGCTCGAAGGCGAAGACGGTCTCCCTGACCTCTTATTACAGCTGGCAGTACTTCTCCAGCGATATGCCTGCAGACGCACCAGGAGGAGGACGGCCGTTATTCCGTTTTGACGAGGTACACTTTAAGCTGGATACTCCACTCAAAGGCGGAGATAAGATCCGCATTGTAAAAAATAACGGAGACAGCCTGGAGTACGGTGTGGATTTCCTGGAAATCGAGCCGATTTCAGCTGCCGTTGCCCGTCCGGCCAATTCCGTTACCGTAACGGATTACGGAGCTGTCGCCAATGACGGACAGGATGATCTGGCCGCATTCAATGCTGCAGTAAGCGCAGCCGTATCCTCCGGCAAAACGTTGTATATACCGGAAGGAACGTTCAATCTGTCCAGCATGTGGCAGATCGGATCAGCCAGCAACATGATCAACAACATGACGATTACAGGTGCGGGCATGTGGCATACCAACATTCAGTTTACGAATCCGAATGCGGCGGGCGGCGGAATTTCGCTCCGCATCAGCGGCAAGCTGGATTTTAGCAATGTGTACATGAACTCGAATCTGCGCTCCCGTTACAATCAGAATGCGGTTTACAAAGGATTCATGGATAACTTCGGAACGAATTCCAAGGTTCATGAAGTCTGGGTGGAGCATTTTGAATGCGGATTCTGGGTAGCTGACTATGCGCATACGCCTGCGATTCATGCGGAGGGTCTGGTAATTGAGAACAGCCGTGTTCGAAACAACCTTGCGGATGGCATCAACTTCGCACAAGGGACCAGCAATTCGACGGTACGTAACACCAGCCTGCGCAATAACGGTGACGATGCTTTAGCTGTATGGACCAGCGACACCAATGGTGCTCCGGCAGGCGTCAACAACACGTTCTCCTATAACACCATCGAGAATAACTGGCGTGCAGCCGCCATTGCCTTCTTCGGAGGCAGCGGGCATAAAGCAACGAACAATTTAATTGTGGATACGGTCGGCGGTTCCGGATTCAGAATGAATACCGTTTTCCCCGGCTACCATTTCCAAAATAACACAGGCATCGTATTCTCCGATAATACGCTGATTAATACCGGAACCAGTCAGGATCTCTACAACGGCGAACGCGGAGCGATCGATCTTGAGGCATCCAACGATGCGATTAAGAACGTTACCGTCTCGAATGTTAACATCCTGAACACACAGCGCGATGCCATTCAGTTTGGCTACGGCGGCGGGTTCCAGAACATTAACTTTACCAACATCCATATCGACGGCACAGGACTTGATGGGGTAACAACATCGCGATTCTCGGGCCAGCATAAAGGTGCTGCCATTTACACCTACACGGGGAATGGATCGGCGACATTCACAGGTCTGACGACGAACCGAATCGCGTACCCAGATCTGTATTTCATCCAGCCCGGGTTCAATCTTACTATTAAATAG
- a CDS encoding galactose-binding domain-containing protein — MAKIRSKSMKHSFLIGFLAFILIVAEWMAVPVTSQAATNLAAGKSVTSSGHNDVYVESNLTDSNQGTYWESVNSAFPQWARVDLGSISSVNQVVLKLPAGWGTRTQAISILGSTDDSNYTTIANSAAYTFDPASGNTVTIDFTSVSVRYVKINVTSNNGWPAAQISELEVYGSTSPTPTPTPSPEGTYEAENAALSGGAKVNTDHTGYTGSGFVDGIQAVGAAAQFTVNAASEGSYNVTLRYANAMGSTETVSIYVNGAKFKQTSLPNLANWNTWSNKTETLTLHAGANTITYKYDAGDNGNVNYDYITVESAGSTPTPTPTPTPPSGNDTNLALNKPIEASSTVNTFIAKNANDGSTSTYWEGPAAAIPTR, encoded by the coding sequence ATGGCGAAGATACGCAGCAAGTCTATGAAACACTCGTTTCTTATTGGTTTTCTCGCATTCATTCTAATCGTAGCGGAGTGGATGGCAGTTCCCGTAACTTCACAGGCAGCAACCAATCTTGCCGCGGGCAAGTCGGTTACTTCCAGCGGCCACAATGATGTCTATGTAGAGAGCAATCTGACAGACAGTAATCAAGGAACCTATTGGGAGAGCGTCAACAGTGCTTTTCCACAATGGGCACGTGTTGATCTTGGAAGTATTAGCAGTGTGAATCAAGTGGTCTTGAAGCTTCCTGCCGGATGGGGGACCAGGACACAAGCAATATCCATTCTGGGAAGTACGGATGATTCGAACTACACCACAATTGCCAATTCTGCTGCATATACCTTTGATCCGGCTAGCGGCAATACGGTTACCATTGATTTCACGTCAGTAAGCGTACGCTATGTCAAAATCAATGTTACTTCTAACAACGGATGGCCCGCGGCTCAAATCTCTGAGCTAGAAGTGTACGGCAGCACATCGCCAACACCTACGCCTACGCCGTCACCTGAAGGGACCTATGAGGCTGAGAATGCTGCTTTGTCCGGTGGTGCTAAAGTAAATACGGATCATACCGGCTATACGGGAAGTGGTTTTGTTGACGGCATTCAAGCAGTAGGGGCTGCGGCGCAATTTACAGTCAATGCGGCCTCAGAGGGCAGTTACAATGTCACTCTTCGCTATGCAAATGCGATGGGATCCACGGAAACCGTTAGCATTTATGTGAACGGAGCAAAATTCAAGCAAACATCCCTGCCTAATTTGGCCAATTGGAACACGTGGTCTAACAAAACCGAGACGCTGACGTTACATGCGGGAGCCAATACGATCACGTACAAATACGACGCCGGCGACAATGGTAACGTTAATTATGACTATATCACGGTAGAAAGCGCGGGCTCTACACCAACGCCGACACCAACACCAACACCTCCTTCAGGGAATGACACGAATTTGGCGCTGAACAAACCGATCGAGGCTTCTTCTACGGTAAATACGTTTATTGCGAAGAATGCCAATGACGGCAGCACCTCCACCTACTGGGAAGGGCCGGCGGCAGCTATCCCAACACGTTGA
- the ltrA gene encoding group II intron reverse transcriptase/maturase, producing the protein MKPKRRYYSLIDKIYQMDNLNEAWLAVKKNQGSGGIDGVSIGMFEKNIGINLKEIQRLLQQDRYKPDPVRRHFIEKENGKLRPLGIPTIRDRVCQQAVRQIIEPIFEQDFYYYSFGFRPGYSAHQAINTIRRAKRGGYDYVVDLDIISFFDEIPHELLMEKVRERITDGKVLTLIRGWLTAGVMEDDQFHETLVGSPQGGVISPLLANLYLNHFDWSMKEKGFAVVRYADDAVILCKTKERAEEAYQTAKTILEGELQLRMHPEKTKVVQFDEGFRFLGFDFWKEYLILPDAKVKKYKEKVHKITRRQQGNNLNEMMKKLNEVSRGFGNYFGIGNVKKKFQRLDEWTRMRVRAFMRKKKSTVSNRLIPNKVLEEAGMVFLTNLLTTRF; encoded by the coding sequence ATGAAACCGAAACGACGATACTACTCCCTGATCGACAAAATATATCAAATGGACAATCTGAATGAAGCCTGGCTGGCAGTAAAGAAGAATCAAGGAAGTGGCGGAATTGATGGGGTAAGCATTGGTATGTTCGAGAAGAACATAGGCATCAACCTAAAGGAAATCCAAAGGCTACTGCAACAAGATCGGTACAAACCCGACCCTGTCAGGCGACATTTCATCGAGAAGGAAAACGGGAAGTTAAGACCGTTAGGCATTCCCACAATCCGAGATCGCGTATGCCAGCAGGCTGTACGTCAAATCATCGAGCCGATCTTTGAGCAAGACTTCTACTACTACAGCTTTGGCTTCCGACCTGGATACTCTGCGCATCAAGCAATAAACACGATTCGACGAGCAAAGCGCGGCGGATACGACTATGTGGTAGACCTCGACATTATATCCTTTTTCGATGAAATTCCGCATGAACTGCTGATGGAAAAGGTTCGTGAACGAATAACCGACGGTAAAGTGCTGACGCTCATTCGCGGATGGCTCACCGCAGGAGTCATGGAAGATGATCAGTTCCATGAAACGTTAGTCGGGTCCCCACAAGGCGGGGTCATCAGTCCATTACTTGCGAATCTATATCTGAATCATTTCGACTGGAGTATGAAGGAGAAGGGGTTTGCTGTGGTCAGATATGCAGATGATGCAGTTATTCTTTGCAAAACAAAGGAGCGAGCAGAAGAAGCATACCAAACGGCAAAAACCATCTTAGAAGGGGAACTTCAGCTGAGAATGCATCCAGAGAAAACGAAAGTGGTGCAATTCGATGAAGGATTCCGTTTTCTAGGATTTGACTTCTGGAAAGAATATCTCATCTTGCCGGACGCAAAAGTGAAGAAGTACAAAGAGAAAGTCCACAAGATCACCCGAAGGCAGCAAGGTAACAACCTTAACGAAATGATGAAGAAGCTAAATGAAGTGTCACGCGGGTTTGGTAACTATTTTGGGATTGGGAACGTAAAGAAAAAGTTTCAACGCCTAGACGAATGGACACGCATGAGAGTGCGAGCTTTTATGCGGAAAAAGAAGTCTACGGTTTCAAACCGGCTTATTCCAAACAAAGTATTGGAAGAAGCAGGGATGGTATTTCTAACAAACTTACTCACCACACGTTTCTAA
- a CDS encoding polysaccharide deacetylase family protein — translation MSEKLLIINADDFGMCHATNQAISTLLFEGAITSTSIMMPCPWVSEAVALVRQNPHWDVGIHITHTSEWSNYKWGPLNRKLSTLMNECGYFPAKTEEVAAAADPEELYAEAVAQIEMALRLGIEPTNIDNHMGSMNHVPELLLKLCQTYRLPLRYPKQPHPAMPRSHNKQLVEQAEEMGILLPDDVMFLPFFSTETGEELTYEATKATLLRCLQQLRAGITELLFHPSLDTEELQAITDTWKLRRFEFDVFRDPEIADCIANEGINLITWRELRNMQRV, via the coding sequence ATGAGCGAAAAGCTGCTGATTATCAATGCAGATGATTTTGGAATGTGCCATGCGACCAATCAGGCCATCAGCACGTTACTTTTTGAAGGCGCTATCACTTCAACGAGCATCATGATGCCCTGCCCATGGGTTAGTGAGGCGGTAGCATTGGTGAGGCAAAATCCCCACTGGGATGTAGGTATCCATATCACCCATACGAGCGAGTGGAGCAATTATAAATGGGGACCGCTCAATAGGAAGCTGTCCACACTGATGAACGAGTGCGGTTATTTCCCAGCGAAGACGGAAGAAGTCGCAGCAGCCGCTGATCCGGAAGAGCTATACGCGGAGGCTGTTGCTCAGATAGAGATGGCGCTGCGACTGGGTATAGAGCCTACGAATATAGACAATCACATGGGAAGCATGAATCACGTACCCGAGCTGTTATTGAAGCTTTGTCAAACCTACAGGCTGCCGCTGCGGTATCCGAAGCAACCGCACCCCGCCATGCCGCGGTCTCATAATAAACAGCTCGTAGAGCAAGCTGAAGAGATGGGGATTTTGTTACCGGATGATGTGATGTTCCTTCCATTCTTCTCTACAGAGACAGGTGAAGAGCTGACGTATGAAGCAACCAAAGCGACGCTCCTACGATGTTTGCAGCAGTTGCGTGCGGGAATCACCGAGCTGCTTTTTCATCCGTCCTTGGATACGGAGGAGCTTCAAGCTATTACGGATACATGGAAACTACGGCGATTCGAATTTGATGTGTTCCGGGACCCGGAGATTGCCGATTGTATAGCCAATGAAGGGATAAATCTCATCACCTGGCGTGAGCTTCGAAATATGCAGCGCGTCTAG
- the bluB gene encoding 5,6-dimethylbenzimidazole synthase, with amino-acid sequence MFSKEERDAVYKAIYTRRDIRTFLPDPIAEEMVNNLLLAAHHAPSVGFMQPWSFILVTSEEVKARLAWAADKERRALAIHYEDSRQDQFLNLKIEGIRQAPLSICITCDPTRGGSHVLGRNSIPETDILSVACAIENMWLAACAEGLALGWVSFYKKNDLRDILGIPPHIEPVALLSIGYTDHYPDKPILESSNWEKRRSLDDLIFTDSWGARRSRS; translated from the coding sequence ATGTTTTCTAAAGAAGAACGGGATGCGGTCTATAAGGCCATCTATACGAGAAGGGACATTCGTACGTTTTTGCCTGATCCGATTGCAGAGGAAATGGTCAACAATTTGCTGCTGGCCGCACATCATGCACCGTCGGTTGGTTTCATGCAGCCCTGGAGTTTTATACTTGTTACTTCAGAGGAAGTGAAGGCTCGACTAGCATGGGCAGCGGATAAGGAGCGAAGAGCGTTAGCTATTCACTATGAGGATAGCAGGCAGGACCAGTTCTTAAACCTTAAAATCGAAGGGATCCGGCAAGCGCCTCTCAGTATTTGCATCACTTGTGACCCGACCCGCGGCGGTTCCCATGTGCTGGGGAGGAACTCGATTCCGGAAACGGACATTTTATCCGTAGCCTGCGCGATTGAGAATATGTGGCTGGCTGCTTGTGCGGAGGGTTTAGCGTTAGGATGGGTAAGCTTTTACAAGAAAAATGACTTAAGAGATATATTGGGGATACCTCCCCACATCGAGCCGGTGGCTTTGCTATCGATAGGATATACGGACCACTATCCCGATAAACCGATTCTGGAAAGCAGTAATTGGGAGAAACGCAGGAGCTTGGATGATTTGATTTTCACGGATTCATGGGGAGCAAGGAGATCTCGTTCATGA